The proteins below are encoded in one region of Nocardioides marmorisolisilvae:
- the rpmF gene encoding 50S ribosomal protein L32 translates to MAVPKRKMSRSNTRHRRSQWKAVAPSLVTCSNPACGGKHLPHRACPECGQYGARADRRQVL, encoded by the coding sequence GTGGCTGTCCCGAAGCGGAAGATGTCGCGCAGCAACACGCGGCACCGTCGTTCGCAGTGGAAGGCCGTCGCGCCCTCCCTGGTGACGTGCAGCAACCCGGCCTGCGGCGGGAAGCATCTGCCGCACCGTGCGTGCCCGGAGTGCGGTCAGTACGGCGCCCGCGCCGACCGTCGCCAGGTCCTCTGA
- the rnc gene encoding ribonuclease III, which yields MSATYPELRQALGDPVLDPELLTLALTHRSYAYEHGGLPTNERLEFLGDSVLGVVVTETLYRTHPDLSEGRLAKLRAAVVNARALAEVAHTIGLGAYIFLGKGEEATGGREKASILSDTVEAVIGAIYLSGAPGEGQANAAPVIHLLFDPLLQAAAALGAGLDWKTSLQEFAALNDLGVPEYLIEDDGPDHAKTFTAQVRVGDQRYGHGIGRSKKEAEQQAAESAYRALTLAHEEPSTADAEG from the coding sequence GTGAGCGCGACCTACCCAGAGCTGCGCCAGGCGCTCGGTGATCCTGTCCTGGATCCCGAGCTGCTGACGCTCGCCCTCACCCACCGCTCCTACGCCTACGAGCACGGCGGGCTGCCCACCAACGAACGTCTGGAGTTCCTGGGCGACTCCGTGCTCGGTGTCGTGGTCACCGAGACGCTCTACCGCACCCACCCCGACCTGTCGGAGGGACGGTTGGCCAAGCTGCGCGCTGCCGTGGTGAATGCACGTGCGCTCGCGGAGGTCGCGCACACCATCGGGCTCGGGGCATACATCTTCCTCGGCAAGGGGGAGGAGGCCACCGGCGGGCGCGAGAAGGCCTCCATCCTCTCCGACACCGTCGAGGCGGTGATCGGCGCGATCTACCTCTCCGGTGCCCCCGGTGAGGGCCAGGCCAATGCGGCTCCGGTGATCCACCTGCTCTTCGACCCGCTGTTGCAGGCCGCGGCAGCGCTCGGTGCGGGGCTGGACTGGAAGACCAGCCTGCAGGAGTTCGCCGCCCTCAACGATCTCGGCGTCCCCGAATACCTCATCGAGGACGACGGTCCCGACCACGCCAAGACCTTCACCGCCCAGGTCCGGGTCGGCGACCAGCGCTACGGCCACGGCATCGGCCGCTCCAAGAAGGAGGCCGAGCAGCAGGCCGCGGAGTCGGCGTACCGTGCGCTCACCCTTGCGCACGAGGAGCCGAGCACCGCCGATGCCGAGGGCTGA
- the mutM gene encoding bifunctional DNA-formamidopyrimidine glycosylase/DNA-(apurinic or apyrimidinic site) lyase: MPELPEVEVVRRGLEAHVLAQPIDRIEVLHLRPVRRHLAGAADFVDRLVGHSFVDARRRGKYLWLPLDADGAGPGDALLAHLGMSGQMLVQPVGAPDERHLRVRFGLGSTELRFVDQRMFGGLSLSVGGAELPPEIAHIARDPLDPGFDDDAFVRRVRRSESGIKRQLLNQSLVSGVGNIYADEALWLARVHGERPGSRLDGSRVRAVLDGARTVMLAALGEGGTSFDALYVNVNGESGYFDRSLQVYGQEGRPCSRCGTQIRRVPFMNRSSYFCPTCQPPPRRARLGGSAGSIR, encoded by the coding sequence ATGCCTGAGCTGCCCGAGGTCGAGGTGGTACGCCGCGGCCTCGAGGCACACGTCCTGGCGCAGCCGATCGACCGCATCGAGGTGTTGCACCTGCGGCCGGTACGCCGCCACCTCGCCGGCGCGGCCGACTTCGTCGACCGGCTCGTCGGCCACTCGTTCGTGGATGCTCGCCGGCGCGGGAAGTACCTCTGGCTCCCGCTGGACGCCGACGGCGCCGGTCCGGGCGATGCGCTGCTCGCCCACCTCGGGATGAGCGGGCAGATGCTGGTCCAGCCCGTGGGCGCGCCTGACGAGCGGCACCTGCGGGTGCGCTTCGGGCTCGGCTCCACCGAGCTGCGGTTCGTCGACCAACGGATGTTCGGCGGTCTCTCACTCTCGGTCGGCGGGGCCGAGCTGCCGCCGGAGATCGCGCACATCGCGCGCGACCCTCTGGACCCGGGCTTCGACGACGACGCCTTCGTCCGCAGGGTCCGCCGCAGCGAGTCCGGCATCAAACGGCAGTTGTTGAACCAGTCGTTGGTCTCCGGAGTCGGCAACATCTACGCCGACGAGGCGCTCTGGCTGGCCCGCGTGCACGGCGAGCGGCCGGGCAGTCGGCTCGACGGCAGCCGGGTCCGGGCCGTGCTGGACGGCGCCCGGACCGTGATGCTGGCGGCGTTGGGCGAGGGCGGCACGTCCTTCGACGCGCTGTACGTCAACGTCAACGGCGAGAGCGGCTACTTCGACCGTTCGCTGCAGGTCTACGGCCAGGAGGGGCGTCCGTGCTCCCGCTGCGGTACCCAGATCCGCAGGGTGCCGTTCATGAACCGGTCCTCGTACTTCTGCCCGACCTGCCAGCCGCCCCCGCGACGTGCGCGGCTCGGCGGGTCCGCCGGCTCCATCCGGTGA